CGAACCTCCCCCTCGGGGCCATGGCGCAATTGGTAGCGCACCTGCTTTGCAAGCAGGGGGTTAGGGGTTCGAGTCCCCTTGGCTCCACCATCCACGACGAGAGCCCCCGTCCTCAACGGACGGGGGCTCTCGTCGTGTTGGAAGCACTTCAGTAGCCGAGTAAAGGCACCTTGAGAACGGAGTTCACCCACCGGGATTGCTGAACTCCTCCAACCGGACGGCTAGCGTGTGGGCGTTTGACCGGTCTTGGGGAGGAAGTTCGTTGCGTGCTGGAGTAGTGGTTGGTGCGTTGGTGATTCTGGCGGTAGTGGCGGGGTGCAGCGACGGGGAGCCGCCGACGATGCCGGATGTGGTGGGTCAACAACTCGACGTTGCGTTGAGCGACATCGACCGCGCCGGCATTTCAGACGAGGCAGAGATCATCGGTGGTGGCCTCTTCGGCGTGGTGGACGAGTCGAACTGGACCGTGTGCGATCAGTTGCCCCTTGCAGGTGATGCGGCAGTGGAGCAACCGCGACTCACCGTGGAACGGGCATGCGGTGGGGACTCGGCCTTGGAAGGGGTGCAGACTGACGAGGACGAGTCTGAGCTCGAAACGAAAGCGTCGGAGGATGTGGCGGGCACAGGGGTGAAGGAGGGCGCTGACGGCATTGGTGACCCAGGGGTGCTTACCCGCAAGTCAAGTGACGAGATGGCCGCAGTGCTCGACGAGCGGGACAACTGCTCCGAGCTCATCGGTGCGTTTGCCAAGAAGTACCAGGGCCAAGAGATCCAGTTCAATGGGACGTTCGTGTACATGGCTCTGCATGGCGACTACAGCACGAGGTACGACTTCCTGATCCAGCAGGGTGACGTTGACCCCTCCGCTGCAGGGACGGGGCCTGTGTTTCAGTTCAGAGATGTGAACATCGTGCACGACCTGCATCTCGCCGGCGACATCCCCGAGACGGTCGGCCAGGGGGACAGGGCCCGCTTCACGGCCGAGGTTTCCGAGTACAACCCGGACACCTGCGTACTCCAGCTACGTCCAGTGCGGACCGTCATTCGGCGCTGACACGAGAGCCCCCGTCCGGTGAGGACGGGGGCTCTCGTCGTCTGCGTCGGGACGAACTACTTGGTGTCGTCCGTGTCGCCGGTCTTGTCCTCGACAGCGCGGCCGGCGTCCTCCACCGCCTCGGCGGCGTCCTCGGCGGCCTCGCCCGTCTTCTTGCGGGCGCGGGACGCGCGGGCGGCGACGTCCTCGCGGACCTCCGCCGCCTTCTCCGTCAGCTTCTCGCCGGCCTCACGGCTCTTGGCGACGGCGGCACCGGCGGCCTCGCCGACGGCCTCCGCGGCGTCACCGACGACGTGCCGGGCGTCCCGGGCGGCGCCGTCGAAGTCCGGGGCGGTGGACTGCTCCCACGGCTCGGCCCAGGGGTCGTTCTGCGGCTGGGCGCGACGGTAGAACGCGTACCCGGCGGCCGCGGTCGCACCGAGGACGGCCGTCCACACGAGCGCCTTGCGCCGTCGGCCCTTGCGCTGCTGCTTCTTGGCGGCCTTCTCCGCCTCCTTGGCCGCCTTGTGAGCGGCCTTCGCCACCTCCTCCGCGGTGGCGCCCGCGCGAGCCGCGGCGGCATTGAACGCCGTCACCAGCTTCGGCAGGTACTCGTCGACGATCTTCTCGTGGGCCGTGTCGACCAGCGGCCCGGCCTTGGTCGCGGCCTGCTCGACGCGCGGGGCCGCGGCCTGCACGCTGTCGTTCCAGGCCTTCTCGGCGCGCGGGCGGAGCCACTCGACGAACGAGTCCACGCGCGGCGACGCCCAGTCCTTGGCCTGACCTGCTGCGTCGCGGGCACCGTCGGCGGCGCGGGAGCCCGCACCGACCAGTGCGGCCGCGACCTCGGCGGCCGAGTCCTTCACCTTGTCCGTGTCGATCTTCGGGGTCTGCACCATGACCCCACTCTGCCACCGAGGCTCCCCGAGCGCACCGTCACACGCCCCTCGGCCCGACGGACGGCCGCAGGTGCCAGAATGGGAAACATGTTCGCAACCCTGCACACCTCCGCCGGTGACATCCGTATCGAGCTGCTCCCGGACCACGCTCCGAAGACGGTCGCCAACTTCGTCGGGCTCGCCCAGGGCACGAAGGCCTGGACCGACCCGCGCACGGGCGCCGAGCGCACCGACCCCCTGTACGACGGCGTGATCTTCCACCGGGTCATCGACAACTTCATGATCCAGGGCGGTGACCCCCTGGGCACCGGCACCGGTGGCCCCGGCTACACCTTCAACGACGAGATCCACCCCGAGCTCGGCTTCTCGGAGAAGTACATCCTCGCGATGGCGAACGCCGGCAAGCGGCGCAACCCGGTCTCGGGCGAGGTCGAGGGCACCAACGGCTCGCAGTTCTTCATCACCACCACGGAGACCCCGTGGCTGAACGGCAAGCACACCATCTTCGGCAAGGTCGCGGACGACGAGTCCCGCACGGTCGTCGACGCCATCGGCACGACCCGCACCCGCCCGGGCGACCGCCCGGTCGAGGACATCGTCATCAACTCGGTCACGATCGAGGACTGACCTCCCCCGACCCGGACCGACCGACCCGACCCGCGGAGGGCCGAGCCATCTCCACGCCACAGCCAGCCCCGCAGCAGGGGGGCGAGGCCCCGGTGTGCCCGCGTCACCCGGACCGGGTCGCCTACGTCCGCTGCCAGCGCTGCGGGCGCCCCACGTGCCCCGAGTGCCAGCGTCCGGCCGCGGTCGGTGTGCAGTGCGTCGACTGCGTCGCCCAGGCGGCGCGGTCGACGCGCAGCGCCCGCACCCTGTTCGGGGCGACGGTGCGCGAGGGCCGGCCCGTGGTGACCCTGACGATCATCGCGCTGTGCGCGGTGAGCTGGGTCCTGCAGCTCACGACGCCCTCGTGGACGTCGCAGTGGGCGTTCGCTCCGTGGATCGCGCAGGAGGAGCCCTGGCGGTTCCTCACGGCGGCGTTCCTGCACTCGCGCAGCCCGTTGCACATCCTGTTCAACATGTACGCGCTGTGGCTCGTCGGACCGTTCCTCGAGCAGGCGTTCGGCCGGGCGCGCTTCCTCGCGCTGTACGTCCTGGCGGCCGTCGGCGGCTCGGTCGGCGTGCTGCTGCTGGCGTCGCCCTACGAGGCGAGCTGGATGCAGGCCGTCGTGGGGGCGTCCGGCGCCGTGTTCGGCCTGTTCGGCGCGATCATCCCGGTGCTGCGGCGCATGGGACGCGACGCCGGACAGATCGTCGTCCTCATCGCGATCAACATGGCGCTGCCGCTCTTCGTCGGGGGCATCGCCTGGCAGGCGCACGTGGGCGGGCTGGTCGTGGGCCTGGTGATCGGCGCCGGGTACGCGGCCGCCCCGCGCGAGCGGCAACGACTGGTCGGGTGGGCGCTGCCCGCCGTCGTCGCCGTCGCGCTCGTCGGGCTGACGGTCTGGAAGTACTCGACCGTGCCCGCCCTGATCAACCTGTTCTGAGGACTGTCCCCAGGGTTGTACACAGGTGTGGAATCACACCCGTGTACTTGTACAGCCCTACTTCCAGCGGGTCGTCAGCGCGAAGCCGGAGATGATCAGCACGAAGCCGACGACGAGGTTCCAGTTGCCGAGGGCCGGGATCGGCAGGCCCAGGTTCTGGCTCGTCAGGTAGTAGGTGACGATCCACGCGAGACCCGCGATCATGAGCGTCAGCATGGTCGGGACGAGCCAGCGCGGGTTCAGCGACGTCCGTCCCGGCACGGCCACGGGCTCGGCCTTCTTCTTCTCCGGCTTCGACGACTTCGACTCGGACACGGCTGGACTCCTGTCAGCTCTGGTGCGACGTGAGGACGGGCCTGCACGCCGACGACGGTTCGTCGTCTAGCGTAGTGGCCAGCACGCCGCGCCCGTGCATCGTCATCGACCAGGAAGGCCTGACATGAGCCCACGGATCCGCTCCGGGATCCTCGTCGGGACCGTGCTCGGCCTGTCCGGGGTCCTGTTCACTGTCTCGGCGCAGCTCGACGACGACGACCAGGACCGGCACAGCGAGGACCTCGCGTCCGTCGTCGCCGACGAGTCGGACCGGGTCGAGGAGCTCACCGAGCAGGTCACGACCCTCGACGACGAGATCGACGCCCTGAGCGATGCCGTGGCGCAGGACGTCCCGTCGCGCGGCACCGACCTGCGTGCCCGCGAGGGCGTCGCGTCCGGGGCGTGGCCGGTCGCCGGGACCGGGCTCACCGTCGCCCTCGAGGACGCGCCGTCGTCGGCGCTGGACGTCGAGGGCGTGCGGCCCGACGACCTGGTGGTGCACCAGCAGGACCTGCAGCACGTGATCAACGCCCTGTGGGCGGGCGGAGCGGAGGCGATGACGCTCCAGGGGCAGCGGGTGACGTCGACGAGCGCGTTCCGCTGCTCGGGGAACATCCTGCTGCTGCACGGACGGGTGTACTCCCCGCCGTACGTCGTCGAGGCGATCGGGGACCCGGACCGTCTCCAGGCGTCCCTCGACTCGTCGCCCGGGGTGGGCGTGTACCGGCAGTACGTCGACTGGATCGGCCTCGGCTACGACGTGCGGCGCGAGGACGCGATCGAGATGCCGGCCTACACGGGCGGCAAGGAGCTCGAGCACGCCGAGGTGCCCGAGGGCACGGACGTGTTCTCGTGAGGCACGTGCGGGACGCCGTACCGAGCGGCCCGCCCCCCGGAGCACCGGCCCCGCCCGCGCACGGCCGGGTGCGGCACCGTGGCGGGGTGCTCGGCGCGGTCGTCGGGTTCGTCGGCGAGCTGCTCATCACCGCCGGGGTGTTCCTCGGCCTGTTCGTCGTCTGGCAGCTCTGGTGGACCGACGTGCAGGCGGACCGGGTGCACACCGAGGTGATGGCGGCCCAGGACTGGCCGGACCCGCCCGTGGTGACGGAGGCCGACGAGGGTCCGGCCGTCGCGACGGAGCACCGCGGGGAGCCGCCGGTGCTGGACGAGCCGCCGCTGGAGGACGTGTTCGCGCGCTTCTACGTGCCCCGCTGGGGTGGCGACTACGAGGAGCCGGTCGCGCAGGGCGTCGACAAGGCGACGGTGCTGGACCGGCTCGGCATCGGCCACTACCCGGGCACCGCGATGCCGGGCGACGTCGGCAACTTCGCCGTGGCGGGCCACCGCACCACGTACGGCAAGCCGTTCCACCGGGTGGCCGAGCTGAAGAAGGGTGACGCGCTCATCGTCCGTACCAAGGACACCTGGTACGTGTACAAGATGACGGAGCACCAGATCGTGTGGCCCCACCAGGTCGAGGTGGTCTCCCCCGTGCCCGGGCTGATGCCCGGCGAGCCCGTCCCCGAGCTCACCCGGCGGTTCATCACCATGACGGCCTGCCACCCCATGTACTCCGCGGCGCAGCGGTACATCGTGCACGGCGAGCTGGACTACTGGGCGCCCGTCAGCGAGGGCACCCCGGCCGAGCTGCTGGACGCCGGCTACGACGTCCAGGCGGCGGCCGCTACCCTCGTCCCGACGGGGGTGAGATGATGTACGGCCTGCTGTGGCGCGCCCTGCCGGGGCCCGTGTGGCTCCGCGTGCTGCTGGTCCTGATCCTCCTCGCGGCGGCCGTCTGGGTCTGCTTCGAGTGGGTCTTCCCCTGGTTCTCCGAGTACGTCCCCATCAACGACAACACCGT
This Isoptericola jiangsuensis DNA region includes the following protein-coding sequences:
- a CDS encoding rhomboid family intramembrane serine protease, with amino-acid sequence MQCVDCVAQAARSTRSARTLFGATVREGRPVVTLTIIALCAVSWVLQLTTPSWTSQWAFAPWIAQEEPWRFLTAAFLHSRSPLHILFNMYALWLVGPFLEQAFGRARFLALYVLAAVGGSVGVLLLASPYEASWMQAVVGASGAVFGLFGAIIPVLRRMGRDAGQIVVLIAINMALPLFVGGIAWQAHVGGLVVGLVIGAGYAAAPRERQRLVGWALPAVVAVALVGLTVWKYSTVPALINLF
- a CDS encoding peptidylprolyl isomerase; protein product: MFATLHTSAGDIRIELLPDHAPKTVANFVGLAQGTKAWTDPRTGAERTDPLYDGVIFHRVIDNFMIQGGDPLGTGTGGPGYTFNDEIHPELGFSEKYILAMANAGKRRNPVSGEVEGTNGSQFFITTTETPWLNGKHTIFGKVADDESRTVVDAIGTTRTRPGDRPVEDIVINSVTIED
- a CDS encoding class E sortase encodes the protein MRHVRDAVPSGPPPGAPAPPAHGRVRHRGGVLGAVVGFVGELLITAGVFLGLFVVWQLWWTDVQADRVHTEVMAAQDWPDPPVVTEADEGPAVATEHRGEPPVLDEPPLEDVFARFYVPRWGGDYEEPVAQGVDKATVLDRLGIGHYPGTAMPGDVGNFAVAGHRTTYGKPFHRVAELKKGDALIVRTKDTWYVYKMTEHQIVWPHQVEVVSPVPGLMPGEPVPELTRRFITMTACHPMYSAAQRYIVHGELDYWAPVSEGTPAELLDAGYDVQAAAATLVPTGVR
- a CDS encoding DUF881 domain-containing protein, with translation MSPRIRSGILVGTVLGLSGVLFTVSAQLDDDDQDRHSEDLASVVADESDRVEELTEQVTTLDDEIDALSDAVAQDVPSRGTDLRAREGVASGAWPVAGTGLTVALEDAPSSALDVEGVRPDDLVVHQQDLQHVINALWAGGAEAMTLQGQRVTSTSAFRCSGNILLLHGRVYSPPYVVEAIGDPDRLQASLDSSPGVGVYRQYVDWIGLGYDVRREDAIEMPAYTGGKELEHAEVPEGTDVFS
- a CDS encoding DUF4839 domain-containing protein codes for the protein MILAVVAGCSDGEPPTMPDVVGQQLDVALSDIDRAGISDEAEIIGGGLFGVVDESNWTVCDQLPLAGDAAVEQPRLTVERACGGDSALEGVQTDEDESELETKASEDVAGTGVKEGADGIGDPGVLTRKSSDEMAAVLDERDNCSELIGAFAKKYQGQEIQFNGTFVYMALHGDYSTRYDFLIQQGDVDPSAAGTGPVFQFRDVNIVHDLHLAGDIPETVGQGDRARFTAEVSEYNPDTCVLQLRPVRTVIRR
- a CDS encoding cell division protein CrgA produces the protein MSESKSSKPEKKKAEPVAVPGRTSLNPRWLVPTMLTLMIAGLAWIVTYYLTSQNLGLPIPALGNWNLVVGFVLIISGFALTTRWK